DNA sequence from the Amycolatopsis sp. Hca4 genome:
TCGGCTTCTGCCACGACTGGTAGCAGGCGCGGCCGGCGAACTCCGCGAGCGCTTCCCCGCCGTCCGCGTCGGTCGACCACGGCACGTCCCCGGGCGGGAAGAACTCGGTCTTCGCGATCAGCTGCACTCGGGGTGACACGGTTCCGGTCACGTCAGCACTCCTTCTCCCGGTTCCCGCGCAGCCTAACCGCGTGAGGCCGGTCACTCCCGGGTGACGGGCGACATCATCGCCGCCTTGACTGACACCACCTATGACGTCATAGTGGTGTCATGGACCTGACGCCGTACATCGCCACCCTTCGCGAGGACCTCGCGAACACGGCTGCCGCCGGGGACGAGCAGACCCGGCGGGCGGCCGCGCTGCTGTCCTCCGCGCTCGAGCCCGCCGTCCGCCTGACCCTGATGAACGCCCTCGCCGACCTCGCCGCCGAGGTCACGGCCGCACTGCCGGGCCAGGTGGTGGACGTCCGGCTCGACGGGCGGGACGTCCGGGTCGTCGTCACCGGCACCGCCGAGGAGCCGACGGCACGCGAGACACCACGTGACACCACACCGCCGCCACCCATCGACGGCGGTGACATCAGCCGGATCACCCTCCGGCTGGTCGAGCAGATCAAAGGCCAGGCCGAACGCGCGGCCGCCGCCCAGGGCGTCTCGCTGAACACCTTCGTTTCGCAGGCGGTCCAGGGCGCGCTGGGGCACGGCAAGAGCGGCGGCGGCCACAAGCACCACGGCGGCAGGGGCGGCGGATCGCACCTGCACGGCTGGGTCGAAAGCTGAGGGGGACGAGACGATGAGTGAAGAACAGACCACACCGGCCGGAGAGCCGAACGACGAGCTGGTCCGGATCGACGAGTTCGAGACCGACGTCCCGCTGGAGCTCGACATCAGCGTCACGATCGGCCGCGTCGAGGTCGTCCTCGACGGCGACTCCGGCGCGCGCGTCGAGCTGCAGCACGACCAGGGCGAGCAGCAGCCGTGGGTGGCGGGCGTCAACAGCCTGCTGTCGTGGGTCGGCGAGCGCTTCGGCGACCAGCTGGGCGTCGACCCGTCGAGCTCGCCCGCCGAGGCCGTGCGGCAGAGCCGGATCGAGAAGCTCGGCAACCGCCTGGTCGTGCAGGCCCCGAAGGCGTGGCAGCTGCGCAACGCCGCGCTCGCGGTGAAGGTGCACGCGCCGGCGGGCTCGCACGTCGAGGTCCGGGCGGGCGCGGCGGACGTCACGGTGACCGGCTCGGCCGGCCGCGTCGACCTGCTGACCGGCTCCGGCGAGGTGAAGCTCGACCGGGCCGACGGCTCGGCGACCATCCGCACCGGCAGCGGCGCGGTCAAGCTCGGCCCGACACTGGGCGGGCTGCAGCTGCGCAGCGGCAGCGGCCACGTCGAGGCGTCGTCGATCAGCGGGTCCGCGACGCTGGCCACCGGCACGGGCGACGTCTGGCTGGGCGCGGTGGCGGGCGAGGTGATGGCCCGCACCGGCAGCGGCGACCTTTCGGTGGCCGACGCGGCGTCGGGCTCGCTCGACCTGATCACCGGCTCGGGCGAGGTCCGGATCGGCATCCGCGGCGGGACGGCCGCCGAGGTCGACCTGACCTCCAGCGCCGGCCGCGTCTCCAGCGAGCTGGACGTCGCCGAAGCCGCGCCCGAGGGTGGGGTGCAGCTGAAGGTGCGCGCCCGCACGGGCACCGGCAACGCCGTGGTGACACGCGCGGCGGGCTGAGCAAGGGGGAGGGACGGGCCGTTCCCGGGACGGGGGTGCCGGGAACGGCCCGTTCGCGCGCGAAATACCGGCGCAGAATCGGCGCGCGGCCAGGCTTCGAGTCGCAGAAGGCCGGTCCCGGCGGCGACGGGCATGGCGCGCGGCGGCCGGTGGACCTGCGAACCGCAGCCTGGCGACGGCGAACGCGGCCGCCAGCCACACGCCGGTAGGCCTACGAGCCGGACCTGCCGAGCGCTTCCGTGACCGCCGAGGCGATCAGCGCGACCACCCGGTCCTCGTCGTCGGCCATGCGCCGCAAGGTGTCCTGCGACAACGGGGCCGGGAGTTCGGCCAGCGCCTGGGCCACGCGGATCCGGACCGCCGTGTCCGCGGACAGCTCGGCGGCCAGCGCGCTCACGATCCGGTGCCCCAGCTCCGGGTCCGAGGCCAGGGTGCCCAGGACCTCCGCCGCTTCGACGTCGTTCGTTCCCTCGGCCACCATGGCGACCAGGGTCGGGACCGCGGCCGTCGTTCCGCGGCGGCCGGCGGCCAGTGCCGCGTGGCGGCGGATGCCCGGCTCCGGGTCCTCGAGCGCGGATACCAGCGCCGCGGCCGCCTCTTCTCCCGGTAGCTCGGCGATCGCCAGGAGCGCGCGCCGCCGGACTTCGGCGTCGGGTGAACTCAGGCCGGCGGCCACCGCGGGCAGGCCGTCCGCGCCCGCCCGTGCCAGCGCCCAGCGCAGGGCCCCGGCGACGTTCGGGTTCGTTTCGGTCAGGACCGCCCTGGCCAGCAGCTCGGTGGGGAGCGGCACGTCCAGCGCGGCCTGCTGCCGGCGCCCCGGGCTGGGGGAATCGAGCCCGTGCAGGAGCTCGACGACGTGCAGCACGCCGTCCCAGCCGGTGGGCTCCGAGGCGTCGATCGCGCGGAGCCGCTCGAGCAGCTCCCGCTCCCGCTCCAGCCGGTCTTCGGTCCGCCGGATCAGCTCACCGACCAAAGTGGACGGTGTGAAGGCCGGATCCGCCAGCGCCTGCCCGATCTGCCGCAGCGACATCCCCAGCGACCGCAGGCCTTCGACGTGGAAGATCCGGCGGATGTCGGCCTCGGCGTACTCGCGGTAGCCGCCGACGGTCCGGCCGGTCGGCCGCACCAGCCCGAGGGAGTCGTAGTGCCGCAGCATCCGCGAACTCACCCCGGACCGGCGGGCCACCTCACCGATCAGCACGCCGCACCCGCAGCGCGCTCCGGCCGCAAGGCGCCCACGGCCGTCTCACCCATCAGCTCGCCGCGCGTTCCGGGCCGAGCGCGACGATCCGCCTCGCCTCGTCGACGGCCAGGTCGAACCCGCCCTCCGGGTCCTGCAGCAGCCGTTCCGTGGCCCGAGCGTGCGCCCGCACGACCGGGTCGGCACTCAGCAACCCCGCCCGCAAGGCCCCCTCCGCCACCTCGCCGAGCGCGACGAGGGCCCGGCTGAGGCTCAGCTGCACGGCCCGGTCACCCCGGCCGAGCTCACGAGCCAGCTCGGCCGCCAGGTTCGCCTGCTCCCCCGGCGGCACGAGGACGACGGCCGCCCGCCAGGCGCTTCGCGCGACTTCGTCGTCCCGGTCGTGCAGCAGCTCCCGGGTGAGCGCCGGCCACGCCGCCCGGTCGCCGATCTTCGACAGCGTGTGCAGGGCCTGGCTGCGGGCCTGGGCCCGGCCGGAGCGCAGTTCCGCGACGAGCCGGGGCACGGTCAGCTCCGCGGGCAGGCGGGTCAGCGCCCAGGTGAGCATGTCGCGGACGAAGAAGTCCGGCTCGGCCGCGCACCGCGCCACCAGCGCCTCGACGAGCCCCGGGTCGGCCCTGGTGCCCGCGGCCAGCGCCGCCTGGAGCCGGGTCGACGGGTTCGCCGCGCCCAGCGCGTCGAGCAGCCGGGTGTCCGTTGCGTGGTTCATCGTGACCACCTCCTCCCCCGCAGTGAAGACCTTGTCACAGTGTCAAGGTCAAGCTTCCTCAGCGCACCAGCTTCGCCAGCGGCCCGGCCAGGTCGCCGCGGAGGCCCACCACCACGCCGGACAGGCCCAGCCACTCAGCCATGTGCCGCAGCTCCGCCGCCAGCTCCGGGAGGACACGGGCCACGTCCGCGCCCTCCTCCGCGAACGCCCCTGGACCCGCAGCACGCCCGCGGCCCGGTCGGACTTCAGGTCCACCCGCGCGACCAGCGAACCGTCCAGCAGGAACGGGAACACGTAGTACCCGTACACCCGCTTCGGCTCCGGGACGTAGATCTCGATCCGGTAGTGGAACCCGAACAGCCGCTCGGTGCGGGCCCGCTCCCAGATCAGCGGGTCGAACGGGCACAGCAACGCCCGGCCGGCGACGTTCCGCGGTGTCCGCGCCGCGACGTGCCGGTAGGCCACCTGCTTCCAGCCGCGCACCGCGACCGGCTCCAGCTCCCCCGACTCGACCAGCTCCGCCACCGCCTGGCGGGCCGGGGCCGGGCCGAGGCGGTAGTAGTCGCGCAAGTCGGTCTCGGTGGCCACGCCCAGCGCCCGCGCCGACCGCGAGATCAGCCCCCGCGCCCCCTCGTCGGCGGTGACCGAGCGGGACAGGATCTCCGGCGGGACGACCCGCTCGGTGAGGTCGTAGAGACGCTCGAAGGAGCGCCTCGTGCCCGTGGTCAGCTGGCCGATGCCGAACAGGTACTCGCAGACGCGCTTGACCTCCGACCGCTCCCACCACGAGCCCGGCCCGCGGCGCTGCGCGTCCGCCTCCACCGCGCGCTCGATGCCGCCCGCGCCGATCGGGCCCAGCTCCTTGACCACCGACAGGATTTCGTCGACCAGGCCCGGCGACTTCTCGATCAACGGCCCGTAGTGCCGCCACCAGCCGTCGCGCTTGGCGCCCGAGCGGATCAGCGGCCAGTCTTCGATCGGGAGCAGGCTCGCCTCGTGCGCCCACGTCTCCACCAGCAACCGCGGGCGACGCGCCGAGTGCGCCCACGCCGCTTCGTCGAGCATCGCCGGGTCGTACGAGCCCAGCCGCGAGAACACCGGCATGTAGTGGGCCCGGACCGCGACGTTCACCGAATCCAGCTGCAGCAGCTGGACCCGCGACAACACCCGTTTCAGGTGCTGCCGCGAAGGCACGCCGGAGGGACGCGGGTCGCTGAAGCCCTGTGCGGCCAGGAACGTCTTCCGGGCCGTCGAGACGCTGATCGTTTGCATGATGGGGTCATGGTGCCACCCACCACCGACAAAACCGGCGACCGTCCATCCATGCCCCCACCACCGCCCTCAACGGAGGCGCTTCGCGCCGCTGTACTAATTTCACGACCCATGAGCGACGCCGCCGTCCGCCCCGCCGACCTGTCCGACGCCGCGGAGATCGCCCGCATCCAACGCGACACCTGGCACGCCGCCTACGAAGACCTCCTCGGCAAGCAGGCCCTCGCGCAGCTGGCCGCCACCGACCTGGCCGGCACCTGGGCCGAGACCATCGACTACCCGGACAGCCTCGTGTACGTGGCCACCGAAGGCGAGTTCACCGTCGGCTTCTGCGTCGCCGGCCGCGCG
Encoded proteins:
- a CDS encoding HEAT repeat domain-containing protein — encoded protein: MLIGEVARRSGVSSRMLRHYDSLGLVRPTGRTVGGYREYAEADIRRIFHVEGLRSLGMSLRQIGQALADPAFTPSTLVGELIRRTEDRLERERELLERLRAIDASEPTGWDGVLHVVELLHGLDSPSPGRRQQAALDVPLPTELLARAVLTETNPNVAGALRWALARAGADGLPAVAAGLSSPDAEVRRRALLAIAELPGEEAAAALVSALEDPEPGIRRHAALAAGRRGTTAAVPTLVAMVAEGTNDVEAAEVLGTLASDPELGHRIVSALAAELSADTAVRIRVAQALAELPAPLSQDTLRRMADDEDRVVALIASAVTEALGRSGS
- a CDS encoding DUF4097 family beta strand repeat-containing protein — its product is MSEEQTTPAGEPNDELVRIDEFETDVPLELDISVTIGRVEVVLDGDSGARVELQHDQGEQQPWVAGVNSLLSWVGERFGDQLGVDPSSSPAEAVRQSRIEKLGNRLVVQAPKAWQLRNAALAVKVHAPAGSHVEVRAGAADVTVTGSAGRVDLLTGSGEVKLDRADGSATIRTGSGAVKLGPTLGGLQLRSGSGHVEASSISGSATLATGTGDVWLGAVAGEVMARTGSGDLSVADAASGSLDLITGSGEVRIGIRGGTAAEVDLTSSAGRVSSELDVAEAAPEGGVQLKVRARTGTGNAVVTRAAG
- a CDS encoding toxin-antitoxin system HicB family antitoxin, encoding MDLTPYIATLREDLANTAAAGDEQTRRAAALLSSALEPAVRLTLMNALADLAAEVTAALPGQVVDVRLDGRDVRVVVTGTAEEPTARETPRDTTPPPPIDGGDISRITLRLVEQIKGQAERAAAAQGVSLNTFVSQAVQGALGHGKSGGGHKHHGGRGGGSHLHGWVES
- a CDS encoding HEAT repeat domain-containing protein codes for the protein MNHATDTRLLDALGAANPSTRLQAALAAGTRADPGLVEALVARCAAEPDFFVRDMLTWALTRLPAELTVPRLVAELRSGRAQARSQALHTLSKIGDRAAWPALTRELLHDRDDEVARSAWRAAVVLVPPGEQANLAAELARELGRGDRAVQLSLSRALVALGEVAEGALRAGLLSADPVVRAHARATERLLQDPEGGFDLAVDEARRIVALGPERAAS